Within Wyeomyia smithii strain HCP4-BCI-WySm-NY-G18 chromosome 2, ASM2978416v1, whole genome shotgun sequence, the genomic segment TGTCAAAAGTTGGCTTCAAAGTGAAGCTTTGCGTAACAATCCGAAAATTGAAGTCACCCCCGAAGGACGGTACGTGTTTAAAGCGGTCTATCGTATCAAAGATGGAAAAAGCCTAATGCGATTGCTCAAGCAGCATGATTTGAAAGGACTAGGGGGAGTTTTGCTTGATGACGTTCAAGAATCGCTCCCGCACTGCGAAAAAGTGCTTAAAAACCGTGCGTCGGAAATCATCTTTATCACCCGGCCAAACGACAAAAAGAAAGTTTTATTCTACAACGATCGGACAGCCAATTTCCACATAGACGAAGACTTCCAGAAGCTATGGCGAGCGGTAACGGTGGATGCGATGGATGACGCCAAAATCGACGAGTACCTGGAGAAGCAGGGCATCCGATCGATGCAGGACCACGGTCCGAAGAAACCGATCATCCCGAAACGAAAGAAGACGCAAGCCAAAAAGAGGCAGTTCAAGAAACCCCGTGACAACGAACATTTGGCGGATGTGCTGGAAACCTACGAGGATAACACTCTAACGCAATCCAACGCTGTACAGGAGATCAAGCAAGGAAACTAATGTGGCAAGGTGATATATTGGCTGTGCGTTTTGATTTCAACTAAAAAAAGGTAAAGTTTAtggttttgtaataaaatatgaaaactaAAATTCGAAATGAATGAATTATCATGACAAAGAATACACCACACTAACTTTGTTGTGTTTCAATCTTTATTGTATAGGGTAATAATTTATACAGAGCTTAAAATCAGATTTTTATGATTAGCAATACCATTCTGTTTTCTTGCACAAGGTGAATCAAATCAGACTGTTATCACGAAAAAGATGCTGAAGCATTTATGCCGGTATGAccagttttttttctatatttgttCATCAATGTTGGCTCTTCTTCAATGCTTTTCAAAGTTGTacaaactttttatttcaatctgACTTGATTTATTCAAGCTGAATCGAATGTGGTGCAATTTGCGTCACGTCATCACCACTATTTCAATGCTTCGTTCTTAATGATAGTTCTGCCTGGCTTATACAAAGGAATAATTTGCTGCTTGATGGAAAATGTGTTAGAACAGAAGAAGTGCCATCCAATCACTATTTAACTGAATATAGCAAATGAATCAAACATAAAAATGCTCTCTATTAAACATGGCGCTACAGGATGAATGTGAATGTACTTACAATACTCCAGCAGCGTACGGATCATCACTATGACGGCCAAACTTGTAGATCAATGAAGAGAAAAATATGAAGATATTATGTACCAACAGAGCATAGCCAGGGCCCTTCTCCATCTTGTCATTGTTAACAGCAAACTCGGCTATCATAATCCAGATGGCAGCAATAATCGAAGCAAAGCCAAGCACGAATCCGATAAATAGAAACACCTTGATACCGCTTTCACCCAAAACGCCTCCAGTGTAAGCCGCACCTCCATGGAGctaaaagttaattttaaggGAATAATTGACTAACTTATTTGTGTCGTAATGTGCGACTGACCCCACCTTAACAGTACACAAAGTATGTTCTACCTCCCTCCACCCACACCCTAGCAAAGACTGCTATTTCAAAAATGACTCACCATCTCGTTAGAAATCGAATTAACTATAAAGAAACTGATAGTGGCCAAAATACCGCAGATGTAGTACGAAAAATCCCACGATTTGGGATGCACTGCTGCCGTATCGATCGCAATCCACCAGCCGCTAAAGAACTGCAAACGATGTCGATAATTCAATTATTGCCATTAGTGCAAACATACCCAGCGAAAAGCACGAATTATTTACCAGGAAAGACGCCACTACTGTCGCAACAATGTTTCGTCTGGGAACATTTTCGATCCAGTACGATTGTCTGATTCTGTCCATAATCGACATTTTGAATAGGATTTACTGTTGGCGAGTATCACTCACGAATGGTCACTATTTGCAGACTGTTGTTACGTTTGTTCGCTTGCGCATTGACGCGACAATAGCAAAGTGAATGCACCAGCACTGATTACAAACCACTTTTTACTAAATATTTGTCTGATTACTCTATATCTTTTACTTTCTTTAATTCCATTCGCAGTTGTTCAGTTCAACAAAACCCAAAAATAGTGACAGTAAAGAATCAACAAAGAAAATTGATAATTCATGACGTTTGGATGTTTCAAACGCTGTCAGGAAAATTCTGAAGGGCAAATTTGTTTTCTGTCAACAGGGATGCCTAATTGTGGATTGTCGATATTTGTCGAATGAAGTTTCCGTCACGTAAGCTTGCATCCGTTCATCATAAAACAATTTTTGCTGCAGTCACAATTGATTTCACTTAATCTAAGGACAAAATATGTGCAATAACTTTCTGAAATAGtatctatttaattttttttaatgactgTACACAGTGATTCCGTTTTGCTTTTTGCTCACTGACCCGTTTTCATACCGGTTATTGCGGGGTCGTTGCTGTGGTCTTGATTTGAAGTTTCATCGAGCGAAAATTAAAGGCCTAGAGTTAActctacacacttagattttatcaccgagtacggtaaaataaattaccgagatttcaacagctgaaatCTCGTTAGAAAactcggtaatacatcaaaacaccgagattctgtaa encodes:
- the LOC129724090 gene encoding general transcription factor IIE subunit 2, which encodes MDPALLREREAFKRRAMATPSVEKKARTEPSYASSKDIKKPRPSIAPPKIDANNYKTMSGSSQYRFGVLAKIVKHMRSRHQEGEDHPLTLEDILDETNQLDIGSSVKSWLQSEALRNNPKIEVTPEGRYVFKAVYRIKDGKSLMRLLKQHDLKGLGGVLLDDVQESLPHCEKVLKNRASEIIFITRPNDKKKVLFYNDRTANFHIDEDFQKLWRAVTVDAMDDAKIDEYLEKQGIRSMQDHGPKKPIIPKRKKTQAKKRQFKKPRDNEHLADVLETYEDNTLTQSNAVQEIKQGN
- the LOC129724091 gene encoding transmembrane protein 50A, translating into MSIMDRIRQSYWIENVPRRNIVATVVASFLFFSGWWIAIDTAAVHPKSWDFSYYICGILATISFFIVNSISNEMLHGGAAYTGGVLGESGIKVFLFIGFVLGFASIIAAIWIMIAEFAVNNDKMEKGPGYALLVHNIFIFFSSLIYKFGRHSDDPYAAGVF